In Pectinophora gossypiella chromosome 5, ilPecGoss1.1, whole genome shotgun sequence, a genomic segment contains:
- the LOC126366651 gene encoding elongation of very long chain fatty acids protein 7-like isoform X1, whose amino-acid sequence MDTVYKPILEDLGGTQIESQSTWSLPQTLTGLAVVLSVYLTLVLKILPDYMKNRAPYKLNKILSIYNAFQVAYSTYLVFIYTRYMLRHGVITTRCPTGQDLQGVISEILPYFVAKHLDFLDTIFFVLRKKDNQISFLHLYHHTAMASWTWLHYFYHPTDHFVVVGLLNSFVHVLMYAYYGISSMGPEYAKYVWWKKHLTKVQLIQFILVVSDLHYQQKLTPCKIPTFFHYFCMFSIGSFFFLFLNFYFRSYRTRRSKKELEVKGKETLNLECSVKAR is encoded by the exons atggataCGGTATATAAACCAATTTTGGAAGATTTAGGAGGGACTCAAATAG AGTCACAATCGACATGGTCCCTACCACAAACGCTTACAGGCTTGGCCGTCGTGCTATCTGTATACCTAACTCTAGTCCTGAAGATATTACCAGATTATATGAAGAATAGAGCTCCATACAAACTCAATAAGATTCTTTCAATATACAATGCATTTCAAGTCGCCTACTCGACTTACCTTGTCTTTATT TATACAAGATACATGTTGAGACATGGAGTAATAACAACGAGATGTCCTACAGGACAGGATTTGCAAGGG GTAATATCAGAAATCTTACCATACTTCGTTGCAAAACATCTGGACTTTCTGGACACAATATTCTTCGTTCTTCGTAAGAAGGATAATCAAATATCTTTCCTTCACCTCTACCACCACACGGCTATGGCTTCATGGACGTGGCTGCATTATTTCTACCATCCTACAGACCATTTTGTAGTCGTAGGCCTGTTGAATAGCTTTGTCCACGTTTTGATGTATGCTTATTATGGTATCTCGTCTATGGGCCCCGAGTACGCAAAGTATGTCTGGTGGAAAAAGCACTTGACTAAAGTACAATTG atacAATTTATTCTAGTCGTCTCCGACCTTCATTACCAGCAGAAGTTGACTCCGTGCAAGATACCAACATTCTTCCATTACTTCTGCATGTTTAGTATTGGttccttcttctttctttttcttaactTCTATTTCCGTAGTTACAGAACGAGAAGAAGCAAGAAAGAGTTAGAAGTTAAAGGAAAAGAGACTTTAAATTTAGAATGCAGTGTCAAAGCTCGATAG
- the LOC126366651 gene encoding elongation of very long chain fatty acids protein 7-like isoform X3: MRVEESQSTWSLPQTLTGLAVVLSVYLTLVLKILPDYMKNRAPYKLNKILSIYNAFQVAYSTYLVFIYTRYMLRHGVITTRCPTGQDLQGVISEILPYFVAKHLDFLDTIFFVLRKKDNQISFLHLYHHTAMASWTWLHYFYHPTDHFVVVGLLNSFVHVLMYAYYGISSMGPEYAKYVWWKKHLTKVQLIQFILVVSDLHYQQKLTPCKIPTFFHYFCMFSIGSFFFLFLNFYFRSYRTRRSKKELEVKGKETLNLECSVKAR, translated from the exons AGTCACAATCGACATGGTCCCTACCACAAACGCTTACAGGCTTGGCCGTCGTGCTATCTGTATACCTAACTCTAGTCCTGAAGATATTACCAGATTATATGAAGAATAGAGCTCCATACAAACTCAATAAGATTCTTTCAATATACAATGCATTTCAAGTCGCCTACTCGACTTACCTTGTCTTTATT TATACAAGATACATGTTGAGACATGGAGTAATAACAACGAGATGTCCTACAGGACAGGATTTGCAAGGG GTAATATCAGAAATCTTACCATACTTCGTTGCAAAACATCTGGACTTTCTGGACACAATATTCTTCGTTCTTCGTAAGAAGGATAATCAAATATCTTTCCTTCACCTCTACCACCACACGGCTATGGCTTCATGGACGTGGCTGCATTATTTCTACCATCCTACAGACCATTTTGTAGTCGTAGGCCTGTTGAATAGCTTTGTCCACGTTTTGATGTATGCTTATTATGGTATCTCGTCTATGGGCCCCGAGTACGCAAAGTATGTCTGGTGGAAAAAGCACTTGACTAAAGTACAATTG atacAATTTATTCTAGTCGTCTCCGACCTTCATTACCAGCAGAAGTTGACTCCGTGCAAGATACCAACATTCTTCCATTACTTCTGCATGTTTAGTATTGGttccttcttctttctttttcttaactTCTATTTCCGTAGTTACAGAACGAGAAGAAGCAAGAAAGAGTTAGAAGTTAAAGGAAAAGAGACTTTAAATTTAGAATGCAGTGTCAAAGCTCGATAG
- the LOC126366651 gene encoding elongation of very long chain fatty acids protein-like isoform X4: MKNRAPYKLNKILSIYNAFQVAYSTYLVFIYTRYMLRHGVITTRCPTGQDLQGVISEILPYFVAKHLDFLDTIFFVLRKKDNQISFLHLYHHTAMASWTWLHYFYHPTDHFVVVGLLNSFVHVLMYAYYGISSMGPEYAKYVWWKKHLTKVQLIQFILVVSDLHYQQKLTPCKIPTFFHYFCMFSIGSFFFLFLNFYFRSYRTRRSKKELEVKGKETLNLECSVKAR, from the exons ATGAAGAATAGAGCTCCATACAAACTCAATAAGATTCTTTCAATATACAATGCATTTCAAGTCGCCTACTCGACTTACCTTGTCTTTATT TATACAAGATACATGTTGAGACATGGAGTAATAACAACGAGATGTCCTACAGGACAGGATTTGCAAGGG GTAATATCAGAAATCTTACCATACTTCGTTGCAAAACATCTGGACTTTCTGGACACAATATTCTTCGTTCTTCGTAAGAAGGATAATCAAATATCTTTCCTTCACCTCTACCACCACACGGCTATGGCTTCATGGACGTGGCTGCATTATTTCTACCATCCTACAGACCATTTTGTAGTCGTAGGCCTGTTGAATAGCTTTGTCCACGTTTTGATGTATGCTTATTATGGTATCTCGTCTATGGGCCCCGAGTACGCAAAGTATGTCTGGTGGAAAAAGCACTTGACTAAAGTACAATTG atacAATTTATTCTAGTCGTCTCCGACCTTCATTACCAGCAGAAGTTGACTCCGTGCAAGATACCAACATTCTTCCATTACTTCTGCATGTTTAGTATTGGttccttcttctttctttttcttaactTCTATTTCCGTAGTTACAGAACGAGAAGAAGCAAGAAAGAGTTAGAAGTTAAAGGAAAAGAGACTTTAAATTTAGAATGCAGTGTCAAAGCTCGATAG
- the LOC126366651 gene encoding elongation of very long chain fatty acids protein 7-like isoform X2, which produces MSCRVYLGEGQSYTESQSTWSLPQTLTGLAVVLSVYLTLVLKILPDYMKNRAPYKLNKILSIYNAFQVAYSTYLVFIYTRYMLRHGVITTRCPTGQDLQGVISEILPYFVAKHLDFLDTIFFVLRKKDNQISFLHLYHHTAMASWTWLHYFYHPTDHFVVVGLLNSFVHVLMYAYYGISSMGPEYAKYVWWKKHLTKVQLIQFILVVSDLHYQQKLTPCKIPTFFHYFCMFSIGSFFFLFLNFYFRSYRTRRSKKELEVKGKETLNLECSVKAR; this is translated from the exons ATGTCGTGTCGTGTGTACTTAGGTGAAGGACAAAGTTATACAG AGTCACAATCGACATGGTCCCTACCACAAACGCTTACAGGCTTGGCCGTCGTGCTATCTGTATACCTAACTCTAGTCCTGAAGATATTACCAGATTATATGAAGAATAGAGCTCCATACAAACTCAATAAGATTCTTTCAATATACAATGCATTTCAAGTCGCCTACTCGACTTACCTTGTCTTTATT TATACAAGATACATGTTGAGACATGGAGTAATAACAACGAGATGTCCTACAGGACAGGATTTGCAAGGG GTAATATCAGAAATCTTACCATACTTCGTTGCAAAACATCTGGACTTTCTGGACACAATATTCTTCGTTCTTCGTAAGAAGGATAATCAAATATCTTTCCTTCACCTCTACCACCACACGGCTATGGCTTCATGGACGTGGCTGCATTATTTCTACCATCCTACAGACCATTTTGTAGTCGTAGGCCTGTTGAATAGCTTTGTCCACGTTTTGATGTATGCTTATTATGGTATCTCGTCTATGGGCCCCGAGTACGCAAAGTATGTCTGGTGGAAAAAGCACTTGACTAAAGTACAATTG atacAATTTATTCTAGTCGTCTCCGACCTTCATTACCAGCAGAAGTTGACTCCGTGCAAGATACCAACATTCTTCCATTACTTCTGCATGTTTAGTATTGGttccttcttctttctttttcttaactTCTATTTCCGTAGTTACAGAACGAGAAGAAGCAAGAAAGAGTTAGAAGTTAAAGGAAAAGAGACTTTAAATTTAGAATGCAGTGTCAAAGCTCGATAG
- the LOC126366614 gene encoding uncharacterized protein LOC126366614: protein MNEHSRSTRLRTVFDGSLKGSKGVSLNDLLLNGPVVQRDLFDIILLYRFGAYTITADIRHMFRNIRINPQYTSLQNVLWRDSPNEDIKCIQLDTVTYGLKSSSYLATRCLKELSTRFNNELPLASFILDNCCYVDDILYSNDDLSTLVTAKNELREMLARGGFQTHKWTSNNPDVLSDILPEQRHLNELPSPENQSFKALGLNVDLSDDSFIISSPGPYDFKRVTKRNILSYVCKFFDPMGYASPIIVRAKVILQKIWSANVGWDSPLPENIKNEWLQFIESLNKLEPIYLSRNIPVKQAVKVELIGFADASSKVAYGCCTYLRVTSSTGEVLLSLLCSKSRINPLSKSLTVPRLELNACLLLAKLVKKVYETIQLKIPIHNVYLFSDSKIVLAWMKTEVAKLGAYVANRIKVVCDLTSNFHWLYVNTIDNPADLVSRGINPSDLPHSKLWWHGPDFLRNSEYSFNEHMDLPVNLPELKSATPGSPANLPEARPPAP, encoded by the coding sequence ATGAATGAACACAGTAGGTCAACTCGCTTAAGAACTGTTTTTGATGGATCATTGAAGGGTAGCAAGGGAGTGTCTTTGAATGACTTGCTATTGAATGGACCTGTTGTTCAACGAGACCTCTTTGATATCATTTTATTGTACCGTTTCGGCGCGTACACGATTACGGCTGACATTCGCCATATGTTTAGAAACATACGAATCAATCCTCAGTACACTTCCTTACAAAATGTGTTGTGGCGGGACAGTCCAAATGAGGACATTAAATGTATTCAATTGGATACCGTTACGTACGGGCTAAAAAGTTCTAGTTACCTGGCCACACGCTGTTTAAAAGAGTTATCAACGCGATTTAATAATGAGCTCCCATTAGCTTCATTTATTCTAGATAATTGTTGTTACGTTGATGACATTTTATATTCTAATGACGACTTATCTACGTTAGTTACAGCAAAGAATGAGTTGCGGGAAATGCTTGCTAGAGGTGGATTTCAGACACATAAATGGACATCCAACAACCCTGACGTCTTGTCTGACATACTGCCGGAACAGCGGCACTTAAATGAGCTGCCTAGCCCAGAGAATCAGAGTTTTAAAGCACTAGGTTTGAATGTCGATTTAAGTGACGATTCTTTCATAATTTCATCCCCTGGACCATACGATTTTAAACGAGTAACTAAGcgtaatattttaagttacgtTTGCAAATTTTTCGATCCCATGGGTTACGCAAGCCCCATTATAGTTAGGGCAAAGGTCATACTACAGAAGATATGGTCTGCAAACGTAGGTTGGGACTCTCCTCTCcctgaaaacataaaaaatgaaTGGTTACAATTTATAGAAAGCTTGAATAAGTTAGAGccaatttatttaagtaggaaTATTCCTGTGAAACAAGCAGTCAAGGTGGAGCTCATTGGGTTTGCCGATGCCTCCAGCAAGGTGGCTTATGGTTGCTGTACATACCTGCGGGTCACATCGTCGACAGGTGAGGTCCTGCTAAGTTTACTTTGCTCTAAATCCAGGATTAATCCCCTTAGTAAAAGCCTAACTGTTCCCAGGCTTGAGTTGAATGCATGTCTGTTACTTGCAAAGTTAGTTAAAAAAGTGTATGAAACTATTCAGTTAAAAATTCCCATCCATAACGTATACTTGTTCTCTGATAGCAAGATAGTACTTGCTTGGATGAAGACAGAGGTGGCAAAGCTGGGAGCATATGTGGCAAATAGAATAAAAGTTGTTTGCGACTTAACATCCAACTTTCACTGGCTTTATGTTAATACTATTGATAACCCTGCCGATCTAGTAAGCAGAGGTATTAACCCCAGTGATCTTCCACACTCCAAGTTATGGTGGCACGGCCCAGACTTTCTGCGAAACAGTGAGTATTCATTCAATGAACATATGGACTTACCTGTTAATTTACCTGAGCTGAAGTCTGCTACACCCGGGTCACCTGCAAACCTACCTGAAGCCCGTCCTCCAGCGCCGTGA